Proteins from a single region of Verrucomicrobiota bacterium:
- a CDS encoding TIM barrel protein has protein sequence MKNTESYSMPRRSFVATLGTLGAFSILGTAVPSAHAEPRKGRLKQAVCRGVFSSKAKKMDLDAMCREAARLGAWGIDLVQPGDFPILKQHGLIPTMVSGGGSGIKNGINDRKNHAEIDRKMRETIKAAADAGAPNVIVLAGDRQGLTDEQGMENCAIFLNQIKSFAEEQKITLCMELLNSKVNHPGYMCDHTAWGVQLCKRVNSPRVKLLYDIYHMQIMEGDIIRTIQQNIEYIGHFHTAGNPGRHEFDETQEMNYRPICKAIADLNYQGFIAHEYSPINEPLETLDKMMRICEV, from the coding sequence ATGAAAAATACTGAATCTTATTCCATGCCCCGCAGGAGTTTTGTGGCCACCCTTGGGACCCTCGGCGCCTTCTCCATTTTGGGGACTGCCGTTCCCTCGGCTCACGCGGAGCCGCGCAAAGGTCGTCTGAAACAAGCCGTCTGCCGCGGCGTGTTCAGTTCCAAAGCCAAGAAGATGGACCTGGACGCCATGTGCCGCGAGGCGGCCAGGCTTGGCGCGTGGGGGATTGATTTGGTGCAGCCCGGCGATTTCCCCATTTTGAAGCAGCATGGGCTGATTCCCACGATGGTTTCGGGCGGCGGGTCTGGCATTAAGAACGGCATCAACGACCGCAAGAATCATGCCGAGATTGACCGCAAGATGCGCGAGACCATCAAGGCTGCCGCTGACGCTGGCGCACCCAACGTGATCGTGCTCGCAGGAGACCGTCAGGGTCTTACCGACGAACAGGGTATGGAGAACTGCGCGATCTTTCTCAACCAGATCAAGAGCTTTGCCGAGGAACAGAAAATCACCCTTTGCATGGAACTGTTGAACAGCAAGGTGAATCATCCCGGCTACATGTGCGATCACACCGCCTGGGGCGTCCAGCTTTGCAAGCGGGTCAACTCGCCGCGGGTCAAACTGCTTTACGATATTTACCACATGCAGATCATGGAGGGGGATATCATCCGCACCATCCAGCAGAACATTGAGTATATCGGGCATTTCCACACCGCTGGCAATCCGGGGCGGCACGAGTTCGATGAGACTCAGGAAATGAATTACCGCCCCATCTGCAAGGCCATTGCCGACCTGAATTATCAGGGCTTCATCGCCCACGAATACAGCCCCATCAATGAGCCGCTCGAAACGCTCGATAAAATGATGCGGATTTGCGAGGTGTAG
- a CDS encoding glycoside hydrolase family 172 protein yields MGNLYRLSNAKSRSVSPENFTGEKGMGGMATEGTGAGASRDLGQGWKVSPSVRIKGKTTFTLADIAGPGAIQSIWMTPTGNWRWSILRFYWDDETEPSIECPVGDFFACGWGKFAPLNSLAVCVNPGSAFNCYWQMPFHKKARITMENLDDKEMTVYYQINYTLTEVPEDAAYFHAQFRRVDPLPFKSVYTILDGVEGAGQYVGTYLAWEVHSTGWWGEGEIKFFLDGDAQFPTICGTGTEDYFCGSYNFENKATKQYQEFCTPYSGLPQVIRPDGLYDSQTRFGLYRWHIPDPVRFGKDLKVTIQALGWQSGGRYLPLQDDIASVAYWYQTEPHKKFPKLPAKDQLELH; encoded by the coding sequence ATGGGCAACCTTTACCGGCTCTCCAACGCCAAATCCCGCTCGGTCAGCCCGGAAAACTTCACCGGCGAAAAAGGCATGGGCGGCATGGCCACCGAGGGCACCGGCGCTGGCGCCTCGCGGGACCTCGGGCAAGGGTGGAAAGTCTCCCCTTCCGTGCGCATCAAAGGCAAGACCACCTTTACCCTGGCGGACATCGCCGGCCCCGGTGCCATCCAAAGCATCTGGATGACGCCCACGGGCAATTGGCGCTGGTCCATCCTCCGCTTCTATTGGGATGACGAAACCGAGCCGTCCATTGAATGCCCGGTGGGCGACTTCTTCGCCTGTGGCTGGGGAAAATTTGCGCCGCTCAATTCGCTGGCCGTCTGCGTGAATCCCGGCAGCGCCTTCAATTGTTATTGGCAGATGCCGTTTCACAAAAAAGCGCGGATCACCATGGAAAACTTGGATGACAAGGAGATGACCGTCTATTATCAGATCAATTACACGCTGACGGAAGTGCCGGAGGACGCGGCCTATTTCCATGCACAATTCCGGCGGGTGGATCCCCTGCCCTTCAAGAGCGTATATACCATTCTGGATGGCGTCGAGGGCGCGGGCCAATACGTGGGCACCTACCTGGCTTGGGAAGTTCACAGCACCGGCTGGTGGGGCGAAGGCGAAATCAAATTCTTCCTGGATGGCGACGCGCAATTCCCCACCATTTGCGGCACCGGCACGGAAGATTACTTCTGCGGCTCGTACAATTTTGAAAACAAAGCCACCAAACAATACCAGGAATTCTGTACGCCGTACTCCGGCCTGCCGCAGGTGATCCGCCCGGATGGGTTATACGATTCGCAAACGCGCTTTGGCCTCTATCGCTGGCATATTCCCGACCCGGTCCGGTTTGGCAAAGACTTAAAAGTCACCATCCAGGCCCTGGGCTGGCAGTCTGGAGGACGTTACCTGCCGTTGCAGGATGACATTGCCTCCGTGGCGTACTGGTACCAGACCGAGCCGCACAAGAAATTCCCGAAACTGCCCGCCAAGGACCAGTTGGAATTGCACTAA
- the murQ gene encoding N-acetylmuramic acid 6-phosphate etherase, producing the protein MKLLGIEGGGTRTVALFHDGQTTQRYVNGPGNLRLLTDAQWVAHLREIAGQFPCPDALGLGLAGARTPQDRARICALAAQVWPGVPCHAANDLETALATVEPGESSATVGTVTVLVLSGTGSCCYGRTRDGKEVKVGGWGHILGDRGSGYDIALQALKQVIATFDSQGQWPRLGARFLRHLNLNEPEQLIGWAQRAGKEDVAALALEVLTAASQKDPIATRILNDAAGILAGDAMTCARRIAWKNARARFVLTGGMLLKQPGLAMRVRTAIRKQMPLAIVEPLRQESVWGAVKLAEQALAESSPAPPAAASARTKAALPLLPVATGLSPTEERHPRSRHLDRMPLRAAIQLMASEDAQLPMAILAQAKPITQAIRLIIHALKHGGRLFYVGAGTSGRLGVLDASECPPTFRTAPEMVQGIIAGGQTALWESVEGAEDDLTAGARAITFRVVSQHDVVVGIAASGRTPFVWGALNEAKKCGAKTVLLAFNPHLHIPRTLKPTVCILPNTGPEVLTGSTRLKSGTATKMILNMLTTLSMVKLGKVVGNLMVDLNPSNTKLRDRAIRILCELQACPREQAQLALEQSGWIVKAALHKVCRREYAVRITD; encoded by the coding sequence ATGAAACTCCTGGGGATTGAAGGCGGCGGCACCCGCACGGTGGCGCTGTTCCATGACGGCCAGACCACACAACGCTACGTGAACGGTCCGGGTAACCTGCGTCTGCTGACGGACGCCCAATGGGTTGCTCACCTCCGGGAAATCGCCGGCCAGTTCCCCTGCCCTGACGCGCTGGGCCTCGGCCTCGCCGGCGCGCGCACCCCGCAGGACCGCGCGCGCATTTGCGCGCTCGCGGCCCAGGTTTGGCCCGGCGTGCCGTGCCACGCCGCCAATGATCTCGAGACTGCCCTCGCCACGGTCGAGCCCGGCGAATCATCTGCTACCGTTGGCACCGTGACAGTCCTGGTCTTAAGCGGCACCGGTTCCTGCTGTTACGGGCGTACCCGTGACGGCAAGGAGGTCAAAGTCGGCGGATGGGGACATATTCTGGGCGATCGCGGCAGTGGATACGACATCGCCTTGCAAGCCTTGAAACAAGTCATTGCTACCTTTGATTCGCAGGGACAATGGCCGCGCCTCGGGGCCCGTTTTTTACGGCATCTCAATCTCAATGAGCCGGAGCAACTGATCGGGTGGGCACAACGGGCCGGCAAGGAAGACGTCGCCGCACTCGCCCTGGAGGTCCTGACTGCCGCCAGTCAAAAGGACCCGATTGCCACCCGGATCTTAAATGACGCCGCCGGAATTTTAGCGGGCGATGCCATGACTTGCGCCCGGCGAATCGCGTGGAAAAATGCCCGGGCCCGGTTTGTGCTGACCGGTGGCATGCTGCTCAAGCAACCCGGTCTGGCGATGCGGGTCAGAACCGCCATCCGCAAACAGATGCCCCTCGCCATCGTGGAACCGTTGCGGCAGGAAAGCGTCTGGGGTGCCGTGAAACTGGCGGAGCAAGCCCTCGCCGAATCATCGCCTGCACCGCCCGCCGCCGCTTCCGCGCGGACTAAAGCCGCCCTGCCCCTCCTGCCGGTGGCTACCGGATTATCACCCACCGAAGAACGCCACCCGCGCTCCCGGCACCTGGATCGGATGCCGCTCCGCGCGGCCATCCAGTTGATGGCCAGCGAAGACGCCCAATTGCCTATGGCCATTCTGGCCCAAGCCAAGCCGATTACCCAAGCCATCCGCCTGATCATTCACGCCCTGAAACACGGTGGCCGCCTCTTCTATGTCGGGGCCGGGACCAGTGGCCGCTTGGGTGTACTCGACGCCAGCGAATGCCCGCCCACCTTCCGCACTGCGCCGGAAATGGTTCAAGGCATCATCGCCGGCGGCCAAACTGCGCTTTGGGAATCCGTCGAAGGCGCCGAAGATGATCTGACTGCGGGAGCGCGCGCCATCACCTTTCGGGTGGTCTCCCAGCACGACGTCGTGGTGGGCATTGCGGCCAGTGGTCGAACCCCCTTCGTGTGGGGCGCGTTGAACGAGGCCAAAAAGTGCGGTGCCAAAACCGTCCTCCTGGCCTTTAATCCACACCTGCACATTCCGCGCACCTTAAAGCCCACCGTGTGCATTCTCCCCAACACCGGTCCCGAAGTCTTGACCGGTTCGACCCGTTTGAAATCCGGCACCGCCACCAAGATGATTTTAAACATGCTCACCACCCTGTCCATGGTCAAGCTGGGCAAAGTGGTCGGCAACCTGATGGTGGACCTGAACCCTTCAAACACCAAACTGCGCGACCGCGCCATCCGAATC